Proteins found in one Kangiella sediminilitoris genomic segment:
- the tatC gene encoding twin-arginine translocase subunit TatC: MSDSNSTEMPLLSHLIELRTRLLRSVLVIVIIFIALAAFANELYQWLSQPLVEQLPENSTLIATDVTAPLFAPFKLAFVASVFIAMPFVLHQAWLFISPGLYKHEKSFAIPLLISSIILFYAGIAFAYFIIFPIIFGFLSSIGPEGVNYLPDINSVLSIALKLFFAFGLAFEIPIATMLLIWSGLVSHEKLANTRPYMVVGIFIFAMLLTPPDMISQILLAIPMWILFELGLIFAKAYSPKKANDSEYNEDTETENS, from the coding sequence ATGAGCGATTCCAATTCAACAGAAATGCCCTTATTGTCGCATCTGATCGAGCTTAGAACGCGCTTACTTCGTTCTGTTTTGGTTATTGTTATCATATTCATTGCCTTGGCCGCTTTCGCAAACGAGCTCTATCAATGGCTTTCCCAGCCGCTGGTGGAACAGCTTCCCGAAAACTCCACACTGATTGCTACTGATGTAACGGCACCATTATTTGCACCATTTAAATTAGCTTTCGTTGCTTCGGTGTTTATCGCCATGCCTTTTGTACTCCATCAGGCTTGGCTATTTATATCTCCGGGGTTGTATAAGCACGAAAAAAGTTTTGCCATACCCCTGCTCATCAGCAGCATAATTCTGTTCTATGCCGGTATTGCTTTCGCCTACTTTATTATTTTTCCAATAATCTTTGGCTTCCTATCCAGCATCGGGCCTGAAGGCGTTAACTATTTACCCGATATCAATAGCGTTCTATCTATAGCATTGAAGCTATTTTTTGCTTTTGGTTTAGCCTTTGAAATACCGATCGCTACCATGCTACTAATATGGTCAGGCCTGGTTAGTCACGAAAAATTAGCCAACACCCGCCCTTATATGGTGGTTGGTATTTTCATATTTGCCATGCTACTGACACCACCTGATATGATTTCGCAAATCTTGCTGGCAATACCCATGTGGATTTTGTTTGAGCTTGGACTTATCTTTGCCAAGGCCTATTCCCCTAAGAAAGCTAACGATTCAGAATACAATGAAGACACTGAAACCGAAAACTCTTAA
- the tatA gene encoding twin-arginine translocase TatA/TatE family subunit — protein MKFGVWELVIILVIILLLFGTKKLRNAGGDIGSAMKNFKKAFKDEESKDNEENKEQLNDKSPKADAEFSEKKESDTNSKS, from the coding sequence ATGAAGTTTGGTGTGTGGGAGCTGGTGATAATATTAGTCATCATTTTATTATTATTTGGTACAAAAAAATTACGAAACGCTGGTGGCGATATTGGCTCTGCCATGAAAAACTTTAAAAAAGCGTTCAAAGACGAAGAAAGTAAAGACAACGAAGAGAACAAAGAGCAGTTAAACGATAAGTCCCCAAAAGCTGATGCTGAGTTCTCAGAAAAGAAAGAGTCCGACACAAACTCTAAATCGTGA
- a CDS encoding gamma-butyrobetaine hydroxylase-like domain-containing protein: protein MSEAPSAIKLHQKSRQLEVCFSGNTYFLPYEYLRVFSPSAEVRGHGNQELTLVGGKKNIQVTDIEPVGQYAIKLSFDDGHDSGLYTWQTLYELGRDYAENWETYLKRLKQAGLERSADPSVGVYNPPTN, encoded by the coding sequence ATGAGCGAAGCACCCAGTGCCATCAAGCTTCATCAAAAATCCAGACAACTCGAAGTATGCTTTTCAGGAAATACCTATTTTTTACCCTATGAGTACCTTCGCGTGTTTTCGCCCTCAGCGGAAGTCAGAGGGCATGGTAATCAAGAGCTAACCCTGGTTGGAGGTAAGAAAAACATTCAGGTTACAGATATTGAACCTGTCGGTCAGTATGCAATTAAGCTCAGCTTTGATGACGGACACGACAGTGGCCTGTATACTTGGCAAACATTATATGAATTAGGTCGCGACTACGCAGAAAACTGGGAAACCTATCTTAAAAGATTAAAGCAAGCCGGTTTGGAGCGCTCCGCGGATCCAAGTGTTGGGGTTTATAACCCTCCAACAAATTAA
- the ubiB gene encoding ubiquinone biosynthesis regulatory protein kinase UbiB — translation MNIIRQLHHALKINRTLVRYGLDEFLAPTPLAILRPIARLFSFSFSRKEQDKSRGQRLRLALVELGPIYVKLGQMLSTRRDLIPPDIADELALLQDQVEPFPSSDALTLIEQQLGTSVSAVFSHFNPQPLASASIAQVHEATLKNGEQVVVKVLRPSIRQKIRRDLNMMHELASWAEKYSSEARRLRVKEVVKEYDATLEREIDLRIEAANTSHLRHNFKQSELLYVPKIYWDFTRTKVMVVEKISGTPIGQVQSLKEQGVNMKALADRGVEIFFTQVFRDSFFHADMHPGNIFVDTTNPDKPQYIAIDCGIMGTLDEDDKRYLAQNFLAFFDRDYRRIAELHVESGWIDEDVSIPEFESAIRAACEPIFGKALAEISFGHFLIQLFQTARRFNMKVQPQLVLLQKTLLYIEGLGRQLYPELDLWETAQPYLKRWLREQIGPKAVFGEVKEQLPDWLHKAPKIPGMLFDNIQRLSHEFEKFEELKKDITQLEQYKLKQNIAQRDAIIGIGFGLLGGMFYLSQELSVITIGTASISLFFLAKSLWPKKVK, via the coding sequence ATGAATATTATTCGACAGCTTCACCATGCTCTAAAAATAAACCGTACACTGGTACGTTATGGTCTTGATGAATTCCTTGCCCCAACCCCATTGGCTATTTTACGCCCAATTGCCAGGCTGTTTTCATTCAGTTTCTCAAGAAAAGAGCAGGATAAATCCAGAGGGCAACGGTTACGTTTAGCCTTAGTCGAACTGGGACCGATTTACGTCAAGTTGGGACAAATGTTATCCACTCGTCGCGATCTCATCCCGCCTGATATTGCTGATGAGCTGGCTTTATTACAGGATCAGGTTGAGCCTTTCCCATCCAGTGATGCGCTCACCCTTATTGAACAACAACTTGGTACCTCTGTATCGGCCGTTTTTAGTCATTTTAATCCGCAGCCTCTTGCTTCAGCATCCATTGCTCAGGTTCATGAAGCAACACTGAAAAACGGTGAGCAGGTCGTAGTAAAAGTGTTACGCCCAAGCATCCGACAGAAAATTCGTCGTGATTTAAACATGATGCATGAACTTGCTAGCTGGGCGGAGAAGTACTCCAGTGAAGCGCGCCGACTCCGTGTTAAAGAGGTAGTTAAGGAATATGACGCCACTTTGGAGCGTGAAATTGACTTACGTATTGAGGCAGCGAATACATCTCACTTACGCCATAACTTTAAACAGTCAGAGCTATTGTACGTTCCAAAAATATATTGGGACTTTACTCGAACCAAAGTTATGGTTGTCGAAAAAATTTCAGGTACTCCGATAGGTCAGGTTCAAAGTCTTAAAGAGCAAGGTGTTAACATGAAAGCTTTGGCAGATCGTGGTGTAGAAATTTTCTTTACGCAAGTTTTTCGTGACAGCTTTTTCCATGCGGATATGCACCCTGGCAATATCTTCGTTGATACAACCAACCCCGACAAGCCACAGTATATTGCCATTGACTGCGGTATCATGGGTACACTTGATGAAGACGATAAACGCTATTTGGCACAGAACTTCCTGGCCTTTTTTGATCGCGACTATCGACGTATAGCTGAGCTACACGTCGAATCAGGATGGATTGATGAAGACGTATCAATTCCTGAATTTGAATCTGCAATTCGAGCTGCCTGTGAGCCCATCTTCGGTAAAGCTTTAGCCGAAATCTCGTTTGGCCATTTCCTAATTCAACTATTCCAGACTGCCAGGCGTTTTAATATGAAAGTCCAGCCGCAGCTGGTTCTTCTCCAGAAAACACTGCTTTATATCGAAGGTTTGGGCAGACAACTTTATCCAGAACTTGATTTGTGGGAAACGGCACAACCCTACCTTAAACGCTGGCTAAGAGAGCAGATAGGTCCGAAAGCAGTTTTCGGTGAAGTGAAAGAGCAATTACCGGACTGGCTACACAAAGCCCCGAAAATTCCAGGCATGCTTTTTGATAATATCCAGCGCCTGAGTCATGAGTTTGAAAAATTTGAAGAACTTAAGAAGGATATTACTCAGCTGGAGCAATACAAACTAAAACAAAATATAGCTCAGCGCGATGCCATTATAGGCATTGGCTTTGGTTTATTGGGCGGAATGTTTTATCTAAGCCAGGAGCTTTCAGTAATAACCATTGGCACAGCATCAATTTCACTATTCTTCCTGGCCAAGAGCTTATGGCCAAAAAAGGTTAAGTAA
- a CDS encoding efflux RND transporter periplasmic adaptor subunit, whose translation MKKTLFISSLLLSIYTSAAFAAQQGQQQAVPVQVAEVTADTTTITQNLPGRVVAFRTSEVRARVDGILEKRLFSEGVDVKQGQALFQIDDRVMKANVAAARADLNTAIAQQKLNRQTLKRYSELLKQGAVSQQEYDTYLAQSQQADAKVEQAKAQLAKAQINLDYATVDAPISGRIGRALVTEGALVSASSATHLATIEQLDNVYVDFTRSATELNKMRELFSSSDATDSDSQQIEILFNDGTPYEHPGTLEFSSLSVERDTGSVMLRATVKNPDHKLLPGMFVRVKAPVADSKTLLQVPQKAVQVTAKGAVVKVVKDGKLAIQSVELGPMVGKSWVIKSGLKAGDKVIVSNTQFLQPGTPVQIMPNQPQVSHAQK comes from the coding sequence ATGAAAAAGACACTATTTATTAGCTCGTTACTCCTAAGCATCTATACCAGCGCTGCTTTTGCTGCACAACAGGGACAGCAACAGGCTGTGCCGGTTCAGGTTGCTGAAGTAACAGCGGACACTACTACAATTACTCAAAACCTGCCGGGGCGTGTCGTTGCGTTTAGAACATCAGAAGTTCGCGCCCGGGTCGATGGCATTCTTGAAAAACGTCTCTTTTCCGAAGGTGTTGACGTTAAGCAAGGCCAGGCATTATTTCAAATCGATGACCGAGTTATGAAAGCTAATGTGGCTGCCGCAAGAGCTGACCTGAACACAGCCATAGCTCAACAGAAATTAAACAGACAGACCTTAAAGCGTTACTCTGAACTACTCAAGCAAGGCGCTGTTAGCCAACAGGAATATGATACTTATTTAGCCCAGAGCCAACAGGCTGATGCCAAGGTTGAACAGGCCAAAGCCCAGCTGGCTAAAGCTCAGATTAACCTTGATTATGCTACGGTTGATGCGCCAATTTCAGGTCGAATTGGTCGGGCGCTAGTAACAGAAGGAGCCCTGGTCAGCGCCTCAAGTGCTACCCATTTAGCAACCATCGAGCAACTGGATAACGTATATGTTGATTTTACTCGCTCAGCGACAGAGCTTAATAAAATGCGTGAATTGTTTTCTAGCTCAGATGCTACAGATTCAGACTCTCAGCAGATTGAAATTCTATTCAACGACGGTACTCCCTACGAGCACCCGGGAACACTGGAGTTTTCCAGCCTGTCTGTAGAGCGTGATACTGGGTCAGTAATGCTTCGTGCAACGGTAAAAAACCCTGATCATAAGCTATTGCCCGGTATGTTTGTCCGTGTAAAAGCTCCGGTGGCAGACTCGAAGACATTACTGCAGGTTCCCCAGAAAGCAGTTCAGGTCACGGCGAAAGGCGCGGTGGTTAAAGTTGTGAAAGATGGCAAGCTTGCCATCCAATCTGTTGAGCTCGGCCCTATGGTGGGAAAAAGCTGGGTCATTAAAAGTGGTTTGAAAGCAGGCGATAAAGTCATCGTCAGCAATACTCAATTCCTACAGCCCGGAACGCCGGTACAAATCATGCCAAATCAACCACAAGTCTCGCACGCGCAGAAATAG
- a CDS encoding ubiquinone biosynthesis accessory factor UbiJ, producing the protein MLTELLAPTIETVINKVIKLDPEVSKKLIKLDQKVIAFHFTDIDQRLYFLIDQEYIVVKSHLDTAPHAELSGNLLSFFNLASSDSGDQIFKGEVHFSGEIGTAQAFQSFFSELDIDWEEHLSLYFGDIPAYHLVKAGESLKGWLTRTALTAQNNLSEYLRYEARSTPASIELENFYDDIADLKSDVERLAMRIERLHNIKQQTKES; encoded by the coding sequence ATGCTGACTGAGCTATTAGCTCCGACCATTGAAACGGTCATTAATAAAGTTATTAAGCTTGACCCTGAGGTCTCCAAAAAACTAATCAAGCTTGACCAAAAGGTTATCGCCTTTCATTTTACAGATATAGACCAGCGTTTGTATTTCTTAATAGACCAGGAGTACATCGTAGTCAAAAGTCATTTAGATACAGCGCCCCATGCCGAGCTTTCAGGAAATCTGCTATCATTTTTTAATCTAGCCTCAAGCGATAGTGGCGATCAAATTTTTAAAGGCGAAGTACATTTTTCCGGAGAAATTGGTACTGCTCAGGCTTTTCAAAGTTTCTTCTCTGAGCTGGATATCGATTGGGAAGAACATTTATCACTATACTTTGGAGATATCCCTGCATACCACTTGGTCAAAGCAGGAGAATCATTAAAAGGCTGGCTCACCAGAACAGCACTCACGGCTCAAAACAATCTGAGCGAATATTTAAGGTATGAAGCACGTTCTACCCCTGCTTCAATAGAGCTGGAGAACTTTTATGACGATATTGCAGATCTTAAGTCCGATGTCGAAAGGCTGGCCATGCGGATTGAACGCCTCCACAATATAAAACAACAAACTAAAGAGTCATGA
- a CDS encoding M24 family metallopeptidase — translation MTKFIIYILLLVSVCSLEAVSASTVKQGVVIEKVPGVLSPRERVEPINKILKYRLDHLLPKLMQESDLDMWLVINREYGEDALFYTLVPEPTFAARRTTLLVFVKEGDSVERFSVSRYPIKGFYETRWKGGTVEEQWGRLAEIIEDYDPEKIGINVSQEWAVADGLTQGLYKRLNRALPQKYQQRLVSAEDLVIRWFETRTKPELKVYPQIVKVARGVIAEAFSDQVITPGVTTDQDVSWYIRERFEELGLKPWFQPYVTVQRQGDDNRKDSPFFGKSDRTIQPGDIIHTDVGICYLKLCTDTQEMGYVARFGEYSVPQGLTKALAEGNQWQDILTGQFKLGRSGNEILKATQEESNQQGIFSSTYTHPLGFVGHAVGPTIGMWDNQGPTPIKGDWPLYKNTAYAIEGNVKVELPEWDNQLIQIMLEQSALYDGERVIYLGGRQTEWHFIR, via the coding sequence ATGACCAAATTTATAATTTATATACTACTGCTTGTATCTGTCTGTAGCTTGGAGGCAGTTTCGGCTAGCACTGTTAAGCAAGGCGTCGTGATTGAAAAGGTGCCGGGAGTGTTATCACCGAGGGAAAGAGTCGAACCCATTAATAAAATTCTAAAATACCGTCTGGATCATTTGCTGCCTAAGCTAATGCAGGAGTCCGATCTGGATATGTGGCTGGTGATTAACCGTGAGTATGGTGAGGACGCCTTGTTTTATACTTTAGTTCCAGAACCCACATTCGCTGCACGAAGAACCACTTTATTAGTTTTTGTAAAAGAGGGTGATTCCGTCGAGCGTTTCAGTGTCAGTCGCTACCCCATAAAGGGGTTTTATGAAACTCGCTGGAAAGGGGGTACAGTCGAAGAGCAATGGGGAAGGTTGGCAGAGATTATCGAGGACTATGATCCTGAGAAGATTGGTATTAATGTGAGTCAAGAGTGGGCTGTCGCAGATGGTTTAACACAAGGACTCTATAAGAGGTTGAATCGGGCGTTACCGCAAAAGTATCAGCAAAGATTAGTCAGTGCTGAGGATTTAGTTATCCGCTGGTTTGAAACGCGAACAAAGCCAGAGCTAAAGGTCTATCCGCAGATTGTGAAAGTTGCACGAGGCGTTATTGCTGAAGCGTTTTCAGATCAAGTGATTACCCCAGGTGTAACGACCGATCAGGATGTATCCTGGTATATAAGAGAACGATTCGAGGAGCTGGGGCTAAAGCCATGGTTCCAGCCGTATGTAACTGTACAGCGACAGGGCGATGACAACAGAAAAGACTCTCCTTTTTTTGGAAAAAGTGACCGCACCATCCAACCCGGTGACATCATTCATACCGATGTTGGAATCTGTTATTTAAAGCTTTGCACGGATACTCAGGAAATGGGATATGTTGCCAGGTTTGGCGAGTATTCCGTTCCACAAGGTTTGACCAAAGCCTTAGCGGAGGGTAATCAGTGGCAAGACATTCTTACTGGACAATTTAAGCTGGGTAGGAGCGGTAATGAGATTTTAAAAGCTACCCAGGAAGAGTCAAATCAGCAAGGTATATTTTCCAGCACCTACACTCATCCGTTAGGTTTTGTCGGGCATGCGGTAGGGCCAACCATTGGTATGTGGGACAATCAGGGGCCCACGCCAATAAAGGGCGATTGGCCACTGTATAAAAATACGGCTTATGCCATCGAGGGAAACGTCAAAGTCGAACTTCCAGAGTGGGATAACCAGCTGATACAGATTATGCTCGAGCAATCAGCTCTATATGATGGGGAACGAGTCATCTATCTAGGCGGTCGCCAGACTGAGTGGCATTTTATTCGATAA
- a CDS encoding histidine triad nucleotide-binding protein, translating to MSDCIFCKIIDGDIPSDKVYEDDKIFVFKDIAPKAPVHLLVIPKQHVPSLADVNQDHQELLGYMMTKVPQLAHEAGCEKGFRTIINTGDEGGQEVYHIHIHILGGGGRLPFA from the coding sequence ATGAGCGACTGCATATTCTGTAAAATTATCGATGGTGATATTCCGTCGGATAAGGTGTACGAAGACGACAAGATTTTTGTCTTCAAAGATATTGCCCCAAAGGCTCCTGTCCACCTTCTGGTGATTCCAAAGCAACACGTTCCAAGCTTGGCGGACGTTAACCAGGATCACCAGGAGCTGCTTGGATACATGATGACTAAAGTTCCCCAGCTTGCTCATGAAGCTGGTTGCGAAAAAGGTTTCCGCACCATCATTAATACAGGTGATGAAGGCGGTCAAGAAGTGTATCATATACATATTCATATTTTAGGTGGCGGCGGACGCTTGCCGTTTGCCTGA
- the tatB gene encoding Sec-independent protein translocase protein TatB yields the protein MPFDIGFSELLLVMVLALLVLGPERLPRAMQTFGRWAGKAKKTVSNFNHQVNRELELDQMKKKLAEHEEMIKRQAEGSDLQKLRDEAEQKIKAAEEAQAKAKEQAKDLINSESPANQDKPS from the coding sequence ATGCCCTTTGATATTGGTTTTTCCGAATTATTGCTAGTTATGGTGCTGGCCCTGCTTGTTTTGGGGCCAGAACGCTTACCTAGAGCAATGCAGACTTTTGGTCGCTGGGCTGGGAAGGCCAAAAAGACTGTCAGTAATTTTAATCATCAAGTCAACCGTGAGCTTGAACTTGATCAAATGAAAAAAAAATTGGCTGAACATGAAGAGATGATTAAACGACAGGCTGAAGGGTCGGATCTCCAAAAGCTTCGTGATGAAGCCGAGCAAAAAATCAAGGCTGCCGAAGAAGCCCAGGCAAAAGCGAAAGAACAAGCTAAAGACTTAATCAATAGCGAAAGTCCCGCTAACCAAGATAAACCGTCATAA
- a CDS encoding TetR/AcrR family transcriptional regulator: protein MSKKHQILEAAVRLFVERGLQGSSMALVAKEAEVATGSVYNYFEGKEHLINECFLYVKQQEVEFLLKHHDREADYEQRFRNVYGNTIRFMLDNCPYFRFIHLYAFSPVILQETRDKLHPLYEPFVKLYEEAYAAGATRSPDILEQHLAIYGGISYLMHYFYVHEEAITEERIQSMVDFAWSALRNPKLPLKG, encoded by the coding sequence ATGTCCAAGAAACATCAAATTCTTGAGGCAGCTGTTCGTTTATTCGTTGAGCGCGGCCTTCAAGGCTCTTCTATGGCTCTCGTGGCAAAAGAGGCAGAAGTGGCCACAGGTAGCGTTTATAACTATTTTGAGGGGAAGGAACACCTGATTAACGAATGCTTCCTCTACGTTAAGCAACAAGAGGTAGAGTTTCTGCTTAAACACCATGATCGTGAAGCCGATTACGAACAGCGTTTTCGTAATGTTTACGGCAATACTATACGATTCATGCTGGATAACTGTCCCTACTTCCGATTTATTCACCTGTACGCGTTTTCTCCGGTTATTCTCCAGGAAACCCGCGACAAGCTTCACCCACTTTATGAACCCTTCGTCAAACTATACGAAGAAGCCTATGCCGCTGGCGCTACACGCTCTCCGGATATTCTAGAGCAGCACTTGGCCATCTATGGTGGCATCAGCTATTTGATGCATTACTTCTATGTTCACGAAGAAGCTATTACTGAAGAAAGAATTCAATCAATGGTCGACTTTGCGTGGTCAGCACTGCGTAATCCAAAGCTTCCGCTTAAAGGTTAA
- the ubiE gene encoding bifunctional demethylmenaquinone methyltransferase/2-methoxy-6-polyprenyl-1,4-benzoquinol methylase UbiE — MTQNDKHNEDTTHFGYQTVSKEEKAGKVAEVFHSVAGKYDVMNDLMSFGVHRLWKRYTIERAAARPGQKILDIAGGTGDLTAKFSKIVGSEGQVTLADINDSMIKVGRSKLVDSGVVGNVDFVQANAESLPFPDNYFDRITIAFGLRNVTDKDKALRSMYRILKPGGRLLVLEFSKPILPLLSKAYDIYSFSLLPAMGKVVANDSESYKYLAESIRMHPDQETLKGMMSDAGFDEVEYTNLTGGVVALHIGKKF; from the coding sequence ATGACACAAAACGATAAGCACAACGAAGACACTACCCATTTCGGTTATCAAACCGTTTCGAAAGAAGAAAAAGCGGGCAAGGTTGCAGAGGTGTTCCACTCTGTTGCTGGAAAATATGACGTCATGAACGACCTTATGTCTTTCGGAGTTCATCGCTTATGGAAACGCTACACTATAGAACGGGCCGCCGCTCGCCCAGGTCAGAAAATTCTTGATATCGCCGGTGGCACGGGTGACTTAACAGCCAAGTTCTCTAAAATCGTTGGTTCAGAAGGTCAAGTCACTTTAGCTGACATTAACGACTCAATGATAAAAGTTGGACGATCGAAACTGGTGGATTCTGGGGTTGTTGGCAACGTTGATTTCGTTCAGGCCAATGCTGAGTCGCTGCCTTTCCCCGACAATTACTTTGATAGAATAACCATCGCTTTTGGTCTTAGAAATGTAACTGACAAAGATAAAGCACTTCGCTCAATGTACCGCATCCTTAAGCCAGGCGGTCGATTACTTGTATTGGAGTTCTCCAAGCCAATTCTTCCACTACTTTCGAAAGCATACGATATTTATTCATTTTCATTGTTACCAGCAATGGGAAAAGTTGTGGCCAATGACTCAGAGAGTTACAAGTATCTGGCAGAATCTATCCGTATGCATCCAGATCAAGAAACGTTAAAGGGTATGATGTCGGATGCAGGTTTTGATGAGGTTGAATATACTAACCTTACAGGTGGCGTTGTAGCATTACATATAGGGAAGAAGTTCTAA
- a CDS encoding DUF4442 domain-containing protein, which yields MKTLKPKTLKLVLNLWPPFWAAGIRVIELSDDWSFAKVRLRKRWYNRNYVNTHYGGSLFSMTDPFYMLLFLHQMGRNYVVWDKKSEIKFIKPGRKDVFAEFNIEEQQLDEFKKQLETQSKIEPVFEVDIIDADGTLIAKVWKTLHIAKKKKAAS from the coding sequence ATGAAGACACTGAAACCGAAAACTCTTAAGCTTGTATTGAACTTATGGCCCCCTTTTTGGGCCGCTGGCATCCGTGTCATAGAATTATCCGACGACTGGTCTTTTGCTAAAGTAAGACTCCGTAAACGCTGGTATAACCGAAATTACGTTAACACCCATTATGGAGGTTCGTTATTCTCAATGACCGACCCATTTTACATGCTGCTTTTTTTGCATCAAATGGGACGTAATTATGTCGTCTGGGACAAAAAGTCTGAAATAAAATTTATTAAGCCGGGACGTAAGGATGTTTTCGCAGAGTTTAATATCGAAGAACAGCAGCTGGATGAGTTTAAAAAGCAGTTAGAAACTCAGAGTAAAATAGAGCCTGTTTTTGAAGTGGACATTATTGATGCTGATGGCACTTTAATTGCTAAAGTCTGGAAAACACTCCATATTGCCAAAAAAAAGAAGGCAGCATCCTGA